The genomic region CGTCCGAATAACCGCAAATTATGTTTTTTGAATATAAGAATTTTCTTTCTCCGCCTTCTTCCCTGGATTGTCTGCTCATCCTAAGGATCGAGTTGGAAAAGTCGGGATGACTCCATTCCAATTTCGGAAAAAAGCCGGAACAAGAGGAATGATGGGTTCCTCCCAGATGAACCTTTCGTTTCGAAGAGAATTTTCCCTTATGAGAAAAAAGAGCGAGGCCGGTTTCGGGATCGTGTTTGAAAATATACAAACGTGTTCCAGGTCTTGTATCCGGATTCATTTCGGAAAAAAGAGGAAGTTCGCCCGGAGGCAAAAGCGCGAGTAAAAAGTCGGGATCGACGACAACGGCCGGAACCTTTCTTTCATAATATGAACCCTTTTGCCAAGGATTCTGATGCGAGAATTTTCTAAAATGTACGAGGATCGTTTCCGCTTCGAGAGACGCGGGCGCGATAAAACCCGAAATCAAAACCGCGACCGCGGAGATTTGGAAAAAAGAAAATGCGCGTTTCAACCAAGTGGAAATCATTCGTCCGCCTCCGCGTCGAAGCGTTTTTTAATGCGAACATTGATTTTGTCGATCGTATCCTGATCGATTACGATCGGAAGATTGAACCCTCTGAATTTCAAAGTGATCGTTCCTCCGTAGAATTTTTTCCAAAGCGATTTGAAATCGTCCAGATTGGAAGGGGTTCTATCGTTGATGGATTCCAAAATCTTATAACGATAACCCGCGTATTTCGAGTTCAACGGATCGGGATAAATTCCCGAAAGGATGATGTCCCTTTCCGTAAAACGATACAACTCGTCTTGGATGTAATAACTGTAATGATAACGAAGAGAACTTTCGAGACGTTTGGAATCTCCGCCTGCAAGCGCTCGGTTGACGGGTTGAAACAAAAAACCGCCCGATAAAAAACTCGCGTTGGTTCCTTGTTGTCTGTAAAGATCCATCGTCGGAACGCGTTTGAGAGTTCCTTCGACTTTGTAGTTTTTGCCGTTTCGATAAAAGAAAATCTTAACCTGATCTCCGATGAACTTGTTTTCGATCATCTCGCCGATAAAACCGCCGCCGCCACTCGCGTCCATGATCCCGCCTTCGTCGTTGAGATAGGATTCGTCGATCTTATAAACGAAGTCTTCCGGTTTTAAAAGATCCGAAAAGGAAGAATCGGGATAAACCGTATTGATCAGAATTCCGTTCAAACCTTCCGGAATTTTAAGATACGATTTTAAGGAGGAAGAATAACCGTTTTGAAAACTAAAACCCGGAAACGGAAACCCGTGATACGTTTCGTCTTCCACGTCCTTTAGAAAATGATTGATGATCTCCGGAGGAATCAAATACGCGATGTTCCCTTGGGATTGACTGACTTGAAACGTGATTCCGGCGACTTTTCCGTTTTGAATCGCGGGACCGCCCGAATAACCGGGAACGATGTTCGCGTTTACCCGGATCGCCTTTCTATAATCCAAACCGGTAAAGGAATAACGGATTCTTTCCAGTCTGGAAACATTACCGTTTTCTAATGTGATATTGTCGTCCCCGCCGGGATAACCGAGAATCAAAAGATTGCTTCCGAGCGCGGGAGAAGAATCTCCGATCTCCAGAGGTTCGACGCCGTTGAAAAATTCTTCCTCTTCCACTTTTAAGATCGCGAGATCGCAGTCGAATCCGAGGTATTGAACGCTCGCCTTATAAAACTTGCTGGAGTTAAAATGTTTCACCTTCAGATAACCCGAGTTGGAAACCACGTGCGCGTTGGTAAGAATCCGATTTCCCGCGATGACCATACCCGTACCTGCGTCGCGATTGATGGACTTATCGGAATAACCGGTCGAATCCTCTTTTTCGGAGAACGTGTCGCTTCGGATGATGACGACGCTGTCGAGCAAAGCCTTCAGATCCGCGGAATTCCCGTTCTGCGCCGAAAGGGCGGAGCCGAAAAAAACGCTTAATAAAATTAGAATATTCTGAAACGATTTATTCATTGTAGATTTCCGCTTCCTGTTCCCAGAGGATTTTATCCGCCTCGATGGAATGGATTTTGAGTTTTCCTAAATACTTTGCGCCTTCCTGAATCTGATCGCTGTCCTTGTCGTCCAAGCGGATCTTTCCCAAAAAGTCGGAGCGAATCCGTATAAAAGAATAAGGCGAAGAGGGAACACAACTCGCTTGAAAGGAATAATAAACCGCCTTTTCCCAATAAAAGTCCGAATCCTTTTTCAAAAAGATCAACGGACAATTCGAATCGAAAAAAATTTCCTTTCCGCTTTTCAAATCCCGTTTGGCCGGATGTTTGGCGATGCTTAAAAAATAACGAAGACCGAAGTTGTCCTTGTATTCTTTGGGAGGTTGGGGGCGGATCGGGTCCTTGTCCTTCTTACCCTGTTTTTTAAAATCCAAGGAAGAATCTTCCCTATACCATTCTCCATAAGAAGGTTTTACTTCTAAGAATACTTTCTTGCCGATCTCCAAAACTTCTCCGAACGAAATTCGAACGGAAGAATTTTTCCAAAACTCCGTTCCCGTTCCTAGATAAATAAATCCAGGCCATTTTTGATCCTTACAATGATAAGAAAGATAAACCACCTTTTCGAAACGACCGGTTTCTTCGAAGCCGCAGGACTTGGGAGGCTCAAAGGAAGAATATCGGGAACGAAACGAACGCGCCAAGGACGACGAAGGATGTTTTTGAAATTCCTTTAAGAAAGAATGAAAGTGTTCCGAAAACGAATCCGAAGATTCGTTTTCGGCGCGGAGGTTTCCGATTGAAAAAAACGAAAGAGCGAGAACGAACGCGCAGACAAACCGAATCGTCCGCGGGACATCGGGAAAAAATCGGGACAAAGTACAGTCTTTCCTGAGTTCTCTTCTCATTGTTTAGAATATCGGCCCTTCGCCCCCCCGATGTTGAATGCTTCCTTAGAAAGAAACGCTTGGAAATCTTTTCCGAATCCGGTTCGGGGAAGAATTCTCGTTTTCATTTTTATAAAGTCTTATGTCCCAAATTTACGATGTTTTTTAAAAAAAAGTACATCGGAATTCTCAGGCTAAAAATAATGGTTAAATTCTGAGAATGACTCATTTCGAATCGATAGGGTAGGTTTGCTTGTCCAGCTGGAATTTTATAAAAACTGAATTGAACGATAAGGATTTTTTAATCGATTGCCGCTCGGCTTCCGGTTATCAGGAATCTACTCTGAAAGGAGCGTATAGTTTTCCTTTTATCAAAAAGGCTTTCGCTTCGGATCCGGAATCTCAAAAGAAGATGACCGGTCCGTTGGAAGAAATTTTAAAGCTCGTACAAAAAGACGGCTCGACTCGGGTGATCGCCTTCGACGAAGGAATGGGAATGTTCGCTTCGAGAATGGTATATCTTTTGAGAGCGGCCGGTTTTCAAAACGCGTTCTTATACGGAAACCGTTGGCCCGTGGAAGGAACCGCTCAAGAAAAAGGTTCCAAGGAAATGGAAATCGGACCCGGAGATAAACCGAAAAAACTCGAAGGCGTAGTGGACAAGGCCTTTCTCGAGAAAAATTTAACCCGACTTCAGATTTTCGATACGAGAACCCAGGAAGAATACGAAGGAAAACTTCCGAGACTCACCGCGCCCGAACCGGGATCGTTATGCGGTCGTTTGCCCGGAGCTTTTCTTTGGGACTGGAGAATTCTATACGACGGTCAAGGCAACCTGATCGAAAAAACCCAATTCAATAAAAAGTTGAGATCCTTTCCGTTTATGCCGGAAAGAACCACCGTGATCTACGATTACAACGGAGCGAGATCCTCTCTTTTGGCTTTGATGTTAAAAGAAGTGGGATATCTGGACGTTCATACATACCAAGGTTCTTGGTTTGAATGGAGAAGATCCAGTCTTCCCAAACAAGCGGTTTCGGTTTACGGACAAGCCGGAGCGGGCGGCGCGGCTCCGAGAGTCGGCGGCGTGGATCGTAAATAAATTCTTTTTCGTTTTCAAAAGAAGACGAACCCAAATCAAAAGATCGAAAACTGAACAAACGTTCCAAGGAACGTTTGACTTTCGGAAACTTTCTCTTTCTTCAATAAGAACTCGCTTTTTCGGAGGAACCTTGTAATTCGGTATCTATTCGTTTTATAAGGAGAACTGAATGTTCTTACGATGGGTTGTATTGATTTTCTTTTCCTTGGGAATTCTCGTTTGTTCCGGACCATTTTCCAATTACACAAAAATCTCACTTCCCGTTGAAAAAGAATTCTCCTTCGGGAAAGGATATCGAACGATTCAAAAAGAAAACGTTCTGGAAATCCGTTCCTCTTCGGGAAGTTTTCTCGAACTTTCCCTCACAAAACCGTTTTTATCCGCGGCCAAAGGCCAACAAAACGTAAAATCCAAATTCGCGACCTTCCACATAAAGGATCAGATCTCCGCTTTCTGCGATTCTCAGAGTATCGAAAAGATTCTTCCGTCCGCGATCGATCTGAAGATCGCCGGAAGATTGGAAGGAAAGGATTGTTCTTCCGCTTACGAGGTCGTATTTCGTCCGTTAGACGAAACCTCTCTGGAATTTAAGATCAAGATCGAGAATTCTTCCCTGAATCGGACTTACTTGAGAATCGCTTCGGACGAAACCGAAAATATTTTCGGACTCGGGGAACAGTTCAGTCATTTGAATCTCAAGGGCAAAACACCGTTTTTGTTAAGCGAAGAGCAGGGAATCGGAAGAGGGGATCAACCGATCACCGCGGGCGCGAACCTTACGGCGGGCGCGGGTGGAAACGAATATTCCACATACGCTCCGATTCCGTTTTTTCTGACTTCCAAAAACAGATCCGTGTATTTTGAAAATTCGTCTTATTCTAAGTTTGATTTTTCCGAGCCCGATTCGATTACGATCGAGTTTCGTGAGAACGGTCTTGCGGGAAGAATTTGGAAGGATTCTTCCCCGGTGCGTCTCGTTCAAAAATTCACCGAAGCGACGGGAAGAGTTCCCGAACTTCCGGATTGGGCGTACGGAACCTGGCTCGGAGTTCAAGGCGGAAAGGAAACCGTTCTCAAACACATCGAATCCGCAAAGAAGGAAGGCAATCCGATCACGGCGCTTTGGATTCAGGATTGGGTGGGAAGAAGAAAGACGAGCTTCGGTTCTCAACTTTGGTGGAGATGGATCGCGGACGAAACTTCCTATCCCGATTTCAAAAAATTCTGCGCCGATCTGAACGCACAAGGAATTCATGTATTAGGATATTTGAATCCTTTTTTGGCTACGGAAGGACCTCTTTATACGGAAGCGGTTCAGAAAGGTTATCTCGTAAAGGACCCAAACGGAAAGGATTATGAAATTCAAACCGCGGGATTTCCGGCGGTACTTTTGGATCTTACGAATCCGGAAGCCGTAAAGTGGATTCAAAACGTAATCCAGAAAAATATGATCGGAGTTGGACTTTCCGGTTGGATGGCCGATTTCGGAGAATGGCTTCCTCTCGACGCAAAACTGCATTCCGGAATTTCCGCCGAGGTTTACCATAACGTGTATCCCGCGGAATGGGCGAGGATCAACCGCGAGGCGATCCGCAAAGCGGGCAAGGAAGGAAAGATCGTATTCTTTACAAGATCTGGTTTCAGCGGATCCATGAAACATTCGACTCTCTTTTGGGAAGGGGATCAGATGGTGAGTTGGGGGGAACACGACGGAATCGTCTCCGCGGTCACGGGACTTTTATCGGGCGGACTCAGCGGAATCTCTCTCAATCACAGCGATATCGGCGGATACACAACGATCAACAATCCGATTCGAAACTATCATCGTTCCAAAGAACTTTTTTTGCGTTGGGGGGAATTGAACGTATTCAGTCCGGTTTTTAGAACACACGAAGGAAACCGTCCCGAAAAAAATCATCAACCGTATACGGACGAAGAAACCGTAAAAGAATTCGCGAGATACGCGAAGATGCACTTCGCATTGAAAGATTATCTCAAATCCCTCGTAACGGAAGCTTCGAAAACGGGACTTCCGGTCGTTCGTCCTTTGTATCTGCACTATGCAAACGACGATCGAACTCATTCTATCCAAAGGGAGTTTTTACTCGGAGAGGACCTTTTGGTTCTTCCCGTTTTGGAAAGGGGAGAATCCTCCGTTTCCGGTTATCTTCCCGAGGGAGAATGGGAACATCTCTGGACCGGAAAAACTTTTCTCGGTAAAAGCGAAGTCGACGTAGAAGCGCCGTTAGGCGCGCCCGCGATTTTCTTAAAGAAGAACGGGGCTTGGTATGGAAAGTTGAAGGCGGCTCTTCTTCCGTTCAAACGATAAGAGATCGTGGTGATCGAGAACGGCAAATGGATCGTTCGTCGAAAACATTGAGTCTAAGAATAGAATGAAACCTTCCACCGGCGATATCCCCGAATACCCGATCGTTTTCTTTGACGGAGTATGCAATCTTTGTAATGCGGCCGTT from Leptospira kmetyi serovar Malaysia str. Bejo-Iso9 harbors:
- a CDS encoding alpha-glucosidase, producing the protein MFLRWVVLIFFSLGILVCSGPFSNYTKISLPVEKEFSFGKGYRTIQKENVLEIRSSSGSFLELSLTKPFLSAAKGQQNVKSKFATFHIKDQISAFCDSQSIEKILPSAIDLKIAGRLEGKDCSSAYEVVFRPLDETSLEFKIKIENSSLNRTYLRIASDETENIFGLGEQFSHLNLKGKTPFLLSEEQGIGRGDQPITAGANLTAGAGGNEYSTYAPIPFFLTSKNRSVYFENSSYSKFDFSEPDSITIEFRENGLAGRIWKDSSPVRLVQKFTEATGRVPELPDWAYGTWLGVQGGKETVLKHIESAKKEGNPITALWIQDWVGRRKTSFGSQLWWRWIADETSYPDFKKFCADLNAQGIHVLGYLNPFLATEGPLYTEAVQKGYLVKDPNGKDYEIQTAGFPAVLLDLTNPEAVKWIQNVIQKNMIGVGLSGWMADFGEWLPLDAKLHSGISAEVYHNVYPAEWARINREAIRKAGKEGKIVFFTRSGFSGSMKHSTLFWEGDQMVSWGEHDGIVSAVTGLLSGGLSGISLNHSDIGGYTTINNPIRNYHRSKELFLRWGELNVFSPVFRTHEGNRPEKNHQPYTDEETVKEFARYAKMHFALKDYLKSLVTEASKTGLPVVRPLYLHYANDDRTHSIQREFLLGEDLLVLPVLERGESSVSGYLPEGEWEHLWTGKTFLGKSEVDVEAPLGAPAIFLKKNGAWYGKLKAALLPFKR
- a CDS encoding S1C family serine protease, whose protein sequence is MNKSFQNILILLSVFFGSALSAQNGNSADLKALLDSVVIIRSDTFSEKEDSTGYSDKSINRDAGTGMVIAGNRILTNAHVVSNSGYLKVKHFNSSKFYKASVQYLGFDCDLAILKVEEEEFFNGVEPLEIGDSSPALGSNLLILGYPGGDDNITLENGNVSRLERIRYSFTGLDYRKAIRVNANIVPGYSGGPAIQNGKVAGITFQVSQSQGNIAYLIPPEIINHFLKDVEDETYHGFPFPGFSFQNGYSSSLKSYLKIPEGLNGILINTVYPDSSFSDLLKPEDFVYKIDESYLNDEGGIMDASGGGGFIGEMIENKFIGDQVKIFFYRNGKNYKVEGTLKRVPTMDLYRQQGTNASFLSGGFLFQPVNRALAGGDSKRLESSLRYHYSYYIQDELYRFTERDIILSGIYPDPLNSKYAGYRYKILESINDRTPSNLDDFKSLWKKFYGGTITLKFRGFNLPIVIDQDTIDKINVRIKKRFDAEADE
- a CDS encoding LIC11113 family protein, with translation MRRELRKDCTLSRFFPDVPRTIRFVCAFVLALSFFSIGNLRAENESSDSFSEHFHSFLKEFQKHPSSSLARSFRSRYSSFEPPKSCGFEETGRFEKVVYLSYHCKDQKWPGFIYLGTGTEFWKNSSVRISFGEVLEIGKKVFLEVKPSYGEWYREDSSLDFKKQGKKDKDPIRPQPPKEYKDNFGLRYFLSIAKHPAKRDLKSGKEIFFDSNCPLIFLKKDSDFYWEKAVYYSFQASCVPSSPYSFIRIRSDFLGKIRLDDKDSDQIQEGAKYLGKLKIHSIEADKILWEQEAEIYNE
- a CDS encoding sulfurtransferase, coding for MSSWNFIKTELNDKDFLIDCRSASGYQESTLKGAYSFPFIKKAFASDPESQKKMTGPLEEILKLVQKDGSTRVIAFDEGMGMFASRMVYLLRAAGFQNAFLYGNRWPVEGTAQEKGSKEMEIGPGDKPKKLEGVVDKAFLEKNLTRLQIFDTRTQEEYEGKLPRLTAPEPGSLCGRLPGAFLWDWRILYDGQGNLIEKTQFNKKLRSFPFMPERTTVIYDYNGARSSLLALMLKEVGYLDVHTYQGSWFEWRRSSLPKQAVSVYGQAGAGGAAPRVGGVDRK